tttactttttacatTAAAAAGGCTTTCAAGTTAAATTGTAGTGTTATTTcctattatatttgttttttactgTTTGATGTGATTGAATCATACATTTGGTTGATTGTTTGATACCACCTAATTCAATCAAGCGTGAGAGTTTTGATTTAAGTCTTAttagtttaattgttttcttcccAACAATAAATTCAGTGAGGAACACATATTCTATAGGCTTACATTCCTATATTTGCAGGTTGAgctcacaaaataaaaaatgctaaaattaaaacataaactTCCTAAATCTCAAAGCATTTTTGCAAGAATCTTATACAACTATTTGCTTGATGAATGTGTTCCTCAACCAAATGAATGCAAAATTAGTTTTCTTTCAAACCCACCACAAAAGATGATCTTAAAACAATAAGAATCCCAATTCAAGAAGTGATTTTcaataagcaaaattaaaatcttcCAAATTGCCAATTAGATCTACAACAGGCAAAAGTCATGACCATTCCATTACACATGCAAAATTCACCCTCGACATGATCCcacataaacaattaaaatcaaacatttaaaaaactcaaattaagaaaaagttaaaagaaaaaaccaatctcacaaatcaaaacaaagtaATAACTTTTTCGTTTTTCAAAGGGGTTGAAGCTTAACCAGCCAGCCAAGACGAGGAGAAATACAATGCTAGCACCCTGAGCCAAGGAAGCAATGCTGCTTCAGATTCACACTTAAAACAGAACCCAAAAATGCCGCCTCTAATATGGAATTGGGCTACTGCGGCCTGCAGGATGCTGGGTGGGTCTTCgctgtaattttcaaaatattttgagATTTATTGTTAGGCCCAAACCCACTTTTAAGTTACATTGATTTTGCCATTGATTGAGTTGTTTAATGTTGACATTACAGTGGATTATATCGAACTAAATTTAATGTGTTTTGTCATGCCCATGGGCTATATCTTCTTAAGCCTTTAATGGGACCGCTAACACATTTTTGTGGGTTAacctattaaattatattttttatattattaattaaatatttattatttataattatttactatttttaaacaTATCATACGAGTCAGCCTGTGAGCCTCACCCCAAAGCTTCTGGCACAATCAACAAATTTGCAAGTCATGCTACTATAGACCATGCCAAAAACTAAAAAGGACCTAAGTCATGTAATGAACCTATCCCCTTAAAATGTCTAGTCACATGTATATCCTCAGCAGCCCTTGCATGAATTCGATCTCAAGGAATGCTCGGTTTATGTGTGTATGCTAGGAGGTCTAACAAACACGGTGATGCTaataatgtttataattttgtgaTAGCAATGAATGCACAACGTGCGAATCAGTGAAGTGTACTGGGATTTCAAGGGTATATGAGAGAAGAATGTGGTTTTGTAGAGTGCTATGATTCATGGTTGTGCTATTGACGGGCCTGAGAGAGGCAATTGAACCATTTGAAGAGATGTAAACAAGTGGTGTATTACGGGGCAATCAGAGTTCTACTACGATTCTTTTGGCCTGTTGCCATCGTGGATTTGTTTATGAAGGAATGATGTTTCTTGATCGTAGGAGAAACGAATTCAAAGATTACCTATCACAGACCAATATGGATGCACCGTTCATCTATTGGGTCGTGCTGGTTTTCTTGTTCATGCTTATCGGTTGCCATTGGAGGTCAACCGGATTCAACCATATGGAGGACTTTACCTGGTGCTTGCAGAATTCATGAACATGCCAATCTTGGTTGACTTGTTGAACATTTGACCGAACTTAAGGCTTAGGAAGCTGGAGATTAGGTGCTGTTGTTGAACATGTGTGCATCAATGGTAAACTGCAAGATGGTCAAGAGTAGTTTACATGCACAAAACTTAATCACAAAGTGATATGccattatttatacttaaatttatgtttataatttgtacatatagttttaatGATTCAATAAAGGAAACTAGAGTTCAATAActcattcaaaattatttgaaattaaaaattctcaGTACTTGGCTTCCATAAGCCATAACGTTTAAGAAAAATAGCCCACCTGTCGAGTGATTCAAAATTGTCAAGCAATACAACGCTCCCATGTGATTGCTTATGCTTACATTCTTCCAATCGACAACATTAACATTCCCACTCTAAACTTTAATGTTTTAGATTTAAGATTTTGCAGGAAGAAATGAAAATCTTCCCATtctacaaaaattacaaaaccgatacacaacaaaaataaccagactcatcaaattttctctttggaattgtattttaatttgctAGAGCTTCCATACCTGAATACTAAGCAGTAACAGCTTGCTTCTGCACAAAAGCAATTCCCTTCTCAATGCTGCTCTTCAATTCAGGCTTCAGAGCTTCCAGAGCCTTCAGTTCATACTCGGTCAACCCTTGGAGGTCAGATGTAATCAAAGATTCAACACCTTTCCTTCCAAGCTTAACCCTTGATGCAAAGAATGGAAGCTCAGTCAGATTTGATTCCACATAAGCACACTCATAAACATCCCCATCTCCATCCAGTGCACGAAGAGAAGACTCAACAAATCTTGCGGCTGCATATGCCATTGAAAGTGTAGCAGATCCTGCACCAGCCTTTGCCTCCACAACTTCAGTTCCAGCATTCTGGATCCTAACAGTTAGCTCTTCCACTTCTTCATTGGTAAAACTGACAGAGGGTTTAGTCTTTGACAgaaggggtaaaatagttatccCAGCATGTCCGCCAATAACTGGAACATCAACATCAATAAGCTTCAGGCTTTTCTTTTGGGCAACAAATGTGTTTGCCCTCACAACATCCAGTGTGGTAACACCAAAAAGTTTCTTTGGATCATAAACACCTTTCTGTTTCAAAACTTCTGCAGCAATTGGCACAGTAGAATTAACTGGATTACTTATAATATGGATGAAGGCATCAGGGCAGTTATCAGCAACAGCCTCAACCAAAGTCCTGACTATGTTGGCATTGATGTTGAAGAGGTCATCACGAGTCATCCCAGGTTTTCTTGGAACACCAGCAGGTATGACAACAACATTTACACCCTTCAAACAGTTTGCTAATTCAGAAGCTCCTGTGAAATCCAGAACTTGAGAGGGTGTATTGCAGTGACTGAGGTCGGCAGCAACTCCCTTGACATTTGCTATATCATAGAGATGCAAGGCTGACACTAATGGAGACATCTTGACAAGAAGTGCCAAGGGTTGACCAATCCCTCCAGAGGCTCCAAGAATTGCCACTTTGAAAGAAGCCTGGGGCTGTAGGCCATACTGAATCTGGTTGGGTTTTTGGGCTTTTTGTGCAAAAGAGCGTCGAAGTGCTTGAGTAGTCTCCTTGCTGAAAAAAGAGGTCTCTGATTCACAGCTCACAAATGTTGCTGCCTTGAGGCCACTGAAATTTACAAGTGAATTCTTGGAGTTGAATCTCAAACCAAAAGGCTTTGACTGTGGAAGTTGGCTTGCTTTGGGGCCAAAGGAGACAGTTGATCCAACTGAAAAAGTGGTTGCTGATGTTGCTGCCATCTTGCACTCTGCACCAAAGAAAATAAGTATAAGGACCTCAACTATTGTATTGACAAACAAAATGGTGAGGGCAGCAAGTTGAAAATATAAAGTATGCAAAAAGAATTGCAAGGACATACATGAAACTATGTACCTAAATATGAGCGCCAATTGCCAAACATAAAAGAAACAGACAACTTTAAGATGAGCTGATATGTTAGATGGCAATACAATCTAACCTCAGATGGCTTCCAAAAGAAGATAAGAGAGGGGAAGGGAGGAGCATCATTGTTGTAGTCATAGTTTCATACACACAAGATGTTCTATCAGTTGAGACTATGTTTGgttaacaatttatttttatttttcttaataaaaaaagttaaactaTATTAGAGAAAGATAATGAATCAGGTACATTAGAGAACTATATACCCAAAAAAAGTATCAATTCGTGGCTGGTTACCTTAGCAGTTAGTTCCTAAGAGAAAGCTTGGCGTGCATTTGTAAGAACCATTTCTGTTTCTAAACCTCAAAAAAacactttatatttatttcagcAAAACATAACAACATTGACAATAAAGCACTTCTGGCAATACCATAAACGCCCCTAAACACACCTTAATAGTCCGTCCGCCTACTTTTTGAGAAACCTCTTCCAACCAAATATGCTTCACAACACTCTCTACAAGTGAACCTATTAAATCTTTCTTAATGAAGTACTCCAAGCActcttttaaaagataaatcCTTCCTAGAAGAGTGACTATCCAAGTGCTTCACGAAAAAGTGCTATATAAGTAAAAATTCAACGTCATTTATATCAATTTCAGCCAAAAAGTAAATTGAACACAACTTCCAAATAAAAGGCACGATTCAATTACTCGATTTAAAAACATAGCTTATTATATAGCGcaattttgaaattagataaacagaaaacaaaagaaactaaATCTAAtccactaaaaaaaattaaaagaaaaaccctTGCCTCTGCTTACAAACACACAAGAAAGTGACAACATGGCCATAAACAAACTGTAATTCATTCTATATATTATCATTCacaagaatataaaatattaacataaaaaaaaagataaaatatcgaAAAATTCCGAATCAAACGATCTGGAGACTAAATAAAAATGACAGATCTGAAgcagaaaatacaataaaatgcAAGAAATGTAAAGCAATAAACGTAGAGAAGGTAACCTTGAAAAAGAGCAGGTGACGAAAACTGTGTATGGTGATTGGTGAGTGAAAGGAAAGAGCTGTTGAGAGTGTATAATAAGGCGGTTTCGAGTTGAATATATGGGTTTCTCCGCCAAAGGGTCTTGAACGAGTCTGAGCTTTTCCGGTTTCAAAAAGCCGTGacattatttactattttttatttattttaaatttacattttctttcTGTGGGCCCAATAATAAAGAATCTACTCTTTTTGttcctttggcctttttctttATATCCTGACCGTTGCTTTTAACGGCCATGGTTTAAGCCCGAACCCAGAACAAAAAGTCAGGAAACTGTTTATTTTTACTAcctatacaaataataatatattattatataattatatattattttatttttaatttaaaatacttaattatataaaaaacgtattatcatatataaataaatttatacccaTTCTTTATtcacataaattttttattctttattacaCCCAAGACATAAaagtgagaaatttaaaaaataaataaataaaaggaaacaaCAAATTCGTCCAACATTTATTAACAACAAAAACCAatccttatttataataaataaaaataagtttataaataaattatataattttatttgcataaattaaaatggtaatttATGAGTAGATaatgtaattgtttatttttttctcattttaaaattatcaaatcagaaatattatcatcttaatttgtataatttatttatacatataatattactattcatAATCTCATCATTAAGAAATATTGGTAGGGTGAGCAGTTAAATTTGACCAAAAATTGCAACTTTCAATTCTACCATCGGTCATGACAACACCAATTGGATTAATCTACATACTGTGAACATCGATCTAACAAAAGACGCCCTCCAATCCAATTAGACACCAGACCGATTGACTGTAATTAGATCAATTAACTGATTGAACATCGATCCAAGACTTCTAAAAGAATGCCTTTTACAACACAACTTGCctaattatcattaaaactagggaaattataaaaaatgaccaaaataccccttCATTgagcaaaaatacccaattttactatttttaagcaaaaatacccaaattcactattcttaagcaaaaatgccctaaactttttttaaaatatcaaaattaccctttatcacatatatataaacccccTCACTCGCTAAATTCAACTTGAAAACAACTATtcgtgaaaaataaatattgagttggggggaaaagttacttttttgaaactgcagaGGTActaatagattagaaaattactgagggggcaagggataaatattggacctgttatAGTAGAAATTTcttcagggggtaaattgatattttcatatctagggtttctcgacgtgtagttttcgaattttatatcctttttttctgttttaaggtttttttaatatgtagttttcgaatttaagatttgttttttcgatttttgtgctttttgacacattttacgatgtaataacataatttcaacttaatatttcggttttttcgtttataggatatatcgattcatattttttagatttccaaattatttttcgattagtgacattcttacatatttcaactgatagagttcgaatttcaattctgtttttttgattttcgccgttttaggataaattgagtcttttttttccagattttctaacgatttttcgattattcacattctatgacatttcaacgtatagaatttgaattttatttttgttttttcaaatttcaccattttatgatatatcgattcgtatttttcagatttacgaacgattttttaattgttgatattctagggtatttcaacgtttagaaatcgaatttcagtttcgtttttttgaatttcaccattttaggatatatcgactcgtattttgaagatttttgaatgattttttgattattgacattttatggtattttaaagtattgaattcgaatttcagtta
Above is a genomic segment from Mangifera indica cultivar Alphonso chromosome 3, CATAS_Mindica_2.1, whole genome shotgun sequence containing:
- the LOC123212036 gene encoding malate dehydrogenase, chloroplastic-like, which translates into the protein MAATSATTFSVGSTVSFGPKASQLPQSKPFGLRFNSKNSLVNFSGLKAATFVSCESETSFFSKETTQALRRSFAQKAQKPNQIQYGLQPQASFKVAILGASGGIGQPLALLVKMSPLVSALHLYDIANVKGVAADLSHCNTPSQVLDFTGASELANCLKGVNVVVIPAGVPRKPGMTRDDLFNINANIVRTLVEAVADNCPDAFIHIISNPVNSTVPIAAEVLKQKGVYDPKKLFGVTTLDVVRANTFVAQKKSLKLIDVDVPVIGGHAGITILPLLSKTKPSVSFTNEEVEELTVRIQNAGTEVVEAKAGAGSATLSMAYAAARFVESSLRALDGDGDVYECAYVESNLTELPFFASRVKLGRKGVESLITSDLQGLTEYELKALEALKPELKSSIEKGIAFVQKQAVTA